Genomic window (Moraxella haemolytica):
TGTCATCAATCCATACCACAGCCCCTGACGCCCCATCTCGCCAATCTCTGCCAATCCGTTTGCACCATGCTTCTCGGCAATCATGGGATTTAACGCACTCATCACGCCCATCAAGGTAACATACACGGTTGCAAATAAACTATTGCCTAATGCCACCGCCGCCAAATCATCAATGCCTGCACCCCCTGCCATTACCGTATCCACAAATCCTGTACCAACTTGAGCCACTTGGGCTAATAGCATGGGCAAGGCAAGTGTGGTCAGAGCAGACAGCTCTTTTTTATAAGTGGTGATGGGGTATTTGGTGATGTCTAGCATGGCAATGGATCATTTCATTAAAAAGGCTGAAAGGTTGTCTATATTGCTATACAAGCATAACAAATACAAACATTCTATTATAGCATACTTAATCCATCCAATCATCTTAGTCGCCAGACCATCAATTACTCAAAATCACTCAAATACCCTTGATTTAAAAAACCAACAAAAAAGCAAATGATGCTATCTTTTGTTGGTCTTGATTAGCTTTTAATTAGATTTAATGGTCTTAAAAATCCACTACTCAAGCATATCACTTCGTCTGCTCAAGTATATAATCAACTGCTGCATATACTTCAGCTTCAGTAACCGCACCGGTCGCCTGTGCTGGCATTTTATTAAATCCTTTAGCAGAATGTTGATATAAAGTATCCACGCCTTTTTCTAGGCGTTTCGTCCATTCTGCCTTGTTGCTAAGTTTTGGAGCATCTAACAAGCCTTGGTCATGGCAGACCTTGCAAGTTTGTTCATAGCGTTTTTTACCCTCCTTAATAGACAAAGGCTTGATGGGATTGGCTATATTCTCTGTTGCATTGACCACATCTTTTGCTACAGTCTCGTGCCCAGAAGAGTCTTCTACAGACCCACCATCAGATTCTTGCATGACCTCAGCCGTATCTTGAGCGGGTGTCTGCGTCTTAGCTTGGGTGGTTGCTGTGTTAGATGCAGATTCTGCCTTATCACTGCCACACGCACCGAGTATCAAGGTCAGCATCGCCATACCGAATATCAAAGGAAGTTTAACTGGGTAGTTCATATCGCCTCGCCATATGTTTGGTCATTTAAATCATGATTGCCCTGCCAGTTATGCCTGACAGGCATCTAATAATATACCTAAATTTATTAAGGATTTATAGTTAATATTTTTTATTGCTTTATTGTTTTACGATTTATTCTACCAACAATACCCAGTGTCAGCTCTATTAAAGCAGGCTTATTCTTAAACCCAAAGAACCACCAAAGAAAAAACCTTGATAAAAATCAAGGTTTTTTTATTATTAAATAAGCTATAGTAATTCAGATTAGTACTTGCGTACTGTACGAACTTGCTCACGCCATACTTTTTTCTTGTAACGCTTAACAGCAGCAGCTTTTTTACGCTTACGCTCCTGCGTTGGTTTTTCAAAAAATTCTTTTTTACGAACATCAGCCAAAACACCTGCTTTTTCGCAAGCACGCTTAAAACGACGAATTGCGATATCAACTGGTTCGTTCTCTTTTACCTTAACTGAAGGCATAGTAACTCCTAATGCAAGACAAGTGGCATCGATTAGGCTGTATTATATTATTAGCGTCACGGTCTTGGGCGTGGGCATCAGCTCAAATCGGAACAATCAATACAATGATAAACCCGCTTAGCGGTATTGCCCGAACCCAAAGATTTAGGCAATCTTAATATTATAACTGATAAGCCAGATAAACACAACCAAAATCTAGCAAACAAGTCATCATTTTATCATTGGCTATTCAGTCTTAGTATCAGCTTCGTCTGTCTTGGCAGCTTCTTGCTCAATAGAAGCTTCTGGGGCGGTGTCAGTTTCTGCAGATTGTTCGCTTTGAGCTGCTACATTGTTGGCAGTCTCATCGGTCGCAACAGATGGCTTGGCATGGTCATCAAACTTGACTTCTTCAGCCTTTGGCGCTTTTTCTAACGCTACAGCTTGTGCTTCTGCTAACTTATCTACTGCATATACTTTTTCATGCTTATCGCCACAAGCACTCAAGGCCAATGTTGTCAAAGCGACAATGGCTACAAATTTGGCTTTCATAGTCTCTCCAATAAAAATCTAAAAACTAATAAAACTAGACTTCAGTGATGCCATCATCACTAGAAAAGTAAAAGTATATGTCTATTATGCCATAAAATTCCACACTTTTCATAGGATTTAGATGATTGACAACGATTATTTTTACAACATTGGTCTAATTTATTATGATTTTGGATAATATCTAGAAAATTTACAAACATTCTATCATTTTTCAACAAAAAGCTCGCTATAATAGATGACTGATTATTTTAATGATTCAAATCGGAGTTCTTATGGCTGGTGGTAGCTTGCTGATGTTGCTTGATGACATGAGTACCATCTTAGATGATGTGGCGACAATGACAAAACTTGCCACCAAAAAAACAGTAGGTGTGCTAGGTGATGACCTTGCCTTAAATGCACAGCAGGTAACAGGGGTGCGTGCTGATCGTGAACTTCCTGTGGTGCTAGCGGTCGCAAAAGGCTCATTCATCAACAAACTCATCTTGGTGCCTGCCGCACTCATTATTAGTGCGGTGGCAGCGTGGCTCATCACGCCACTTTTGATGATTGGCGGTCTGTTTTTGTGTTTTGAAGGGGCGGAAAAAGTGATGCACAAATTCGCACCAAGTCTGTTGCCACATGAACTAGATGACAATCAAGCTCATGCCAAACGACTGGCGGCTAATGCTGATAAATCGGTCGATTTGGTTGCTTTTGAAAAAGAAAAAATCAAAGGAGCGATTCGCACCGACTTCATTTTATCTGCTGAAATTGTGGTGATTTCGCTTGGGGTGATGACCACAAGCACCCTACAGACTAAAGCCTTATCGCTTAGTGCTATTGCTATCTTGATGACGGTTGGCGTCTATGGATTGGTCGCCCTTATCGTCAAAATTGACGATGCGGGTTTTAGTCTAATCAACCGGTCTGATTCGGTCAGGAAAAAACTTGGCAATTTTCTGCTTACATTTGCCCCAAAGCTCATGAAGTTCTTATCCATCGCAGGTACGCTTGCCATGTTCTTGGTTGGTGGTGGCATCTTAGTACACGGCATTGATATCTTGCACCATCAGGCAGAAGATTTGGTGGCGTTATCAGGCATACTAAGCGGACTGACCGAATCAATTTATAATGGCGTGGTTGGCTTTGTGGCAGGTTTAGTTGTACTGGCGTTTTATTTATTATTTAAAAAACTCAAGCATCAAGACACATGATATTTTTAAACCATAAAACCTGCCAAGCAAGATAGCAGGTTTTATGGTTTTAGAACACGAACTAAAAATAACCAATTACCGACGACGCTGTTCCACCATGAGTGCATCAATACCATTATTACGCAGTTTGAACAGTGCATCGCTTGCTTCTTGACGACTCACCATCGGCATGGATACCACTTGATAGACCTGAGCATTCGTCTGCCTATCCAAGCGACGCACCACGACTGCATCAACGCCTGCTAGCATCACTTGAGCCCGCTTTTCATCAGCATCTTTGGCATTTGTGTAGCTTTTGATTTGCAGAATGTAGGTGATGTGGGTTTGATTGGCGGTCTTTTCACCACTCTCATCTTGACCATCATAGGTTGTGGCATCTTCGATGATTTGGATTTGAGCTTCTTTAGTCTCTTCTTTTTCAAGTTCGACCACCGCATCAGCTCCCAAAACTTTATCCTCATTTGCCATTTCCTGTACACTCACCCCTTCAGGGATACTGCGAAAATTCTGCTTGGGCAAGATGTCATAAAATTCATAATCAGATGTCAATGCCATCTCTCGGCTAGGGTCGTATTGACCTAGATTTAGATCTTGACTATTTGGCAACACCTCTTGTTCTTTAGCCATGGGTGTTACTTGTGCGTCATCTTCAACGGTGATTTTATCACTGCGGTAGCCATCAAATAGCGGTGAATAATACACCGCCGCCGCTAATGCTACTGCAATCACCAATCCTAGAATCATCCAAAGCAAACTCATGATGCCTGAGTTTTGTCGCTTTTCGGTTTCTTTATATACCGCTGAAGATTTGTTCTTTTTTGTCATGTTCATATTTCACAAATAATTGATTAATTATTGTAACAAGTTTTTTTAACGCTGTGGAAAATTTTCGCCAATTCTTTAAGATTTATTGGTATCAGCATCAATCATCACGCCAATCCACAGCACATCTGTGCTATAATAAAGCCAGTAAATCCCACCATAAAACATAAAAGGGTACTCTATGATTCTTGCCGTCTCTGAAGCCACCATCACCGCCATGGGCTTATATATCTTATTGCCGATTTTTATTGGCTTTTTGTTCTTTATTATGTGGGACATCTCCAAAAAATCCAACGCAGGTAAGCAAGGCACTTTTTGGATTTTTGTGGCATTAGGCATGGGATTTTTTGGTTTTCTTGCCAAACTTGTCATTGAATGGGTATTGACAAAATGGTTTATCTAACCACAACCAACAACTCAAATCAAGCCATCAACCGTTTAGCCCATATCAGCCAAACCACAAACAAAGGTTTTTAAACTAAGGTCTTTTGGCAATCATGGTTGCACGCTTAGGTGCAGGATAGCCTTCGATGGTTTTTGAATTATCTGCATCGTCCAAAAAGTCTACCAACGAATGATAATCCATCCATTCTGTTGCTCTTTGCTCATCTGTGCTAGTAATACTCACATCAACGCAGCTTACCTCGCTAAATCCCGCCTTGAGTAGCCACTTGGTTAAAGCAGCAACACTTGGCAAAAAGTACACATTATTCATCTGGGCGTAGCGTTCGTGTGGCACTAGCACTGTATGCTCATCACCATCGACCACTAAGGTCTCAAGCACGAGCGTACCGCCTTTATTCAGCTGAGCCTTTAGCTGTTCTAAATGCTCAAAAGGCGAGATACGATGGTATAGCACTCCCATACTAAACACCACATCAAACAACTCGCTGTCTTTTGGCAGGCTCTCAAGTGGCACAGGGATATAATGCACGGGCAAATCCACGCCCAAAAAGTGCTTCATCGCCATAAACTGATGATAAAACAAACACGATGGATCAATCACAATCACCGATTTTGCCCCATCACCCAACATACGAAAACCGTGATAGCCAGAACCACCGCCAACATCCAAGACTCTTTTGCCCTGCAACTGCAAATGTGGACACACTCGCTCCCATTTAAAATCAGACCGCCACTCTGTATCAATATGAATGCTTTTTTCCGCACCACCGCTCAGATAAAACGGTCCTTTCCGCCAAGGCTTTAGATTTTTTAATAGGCTGTGAGTTTTTTTAAAATCCGACACCTGCCAATCAAGCACCGCTTCAACTCTATCGGTTAGCCGAATTGCTAGGGCGGTCGTCTCAGGCAGGCGGTCGATGGCAGAAGCATAAAATGGAGCGTGTGCGTAACGGCTCTTATCTTTAATTTTAGCCAACCAAATCGGCAAACAAGACAGCCACTCACCTGCTTTTGGGTGATACCTGCTCACTTGGAGTAGATGCAGATACAATGCCTGCTCTGCCTTAAAAATGGTATTATTCATGATGTCTTAATCGTCAAGTAAATTAGTGATTTTGATACAACAGCTTATCCGCCAATGCCGACAACAGAACTTCGCTCCAGATTTGCCAACTGACTGTTCTTTATGATTGGCATGGATATTTTTTCAGCTCTTTTAGCTCAATTTAGGTATCTAAAACCTTTTAGGTCATTTAAACGCCACAATAGATAAAAAATTTAAAAACTTAAACCAAGTCAGCACCCTATCAAAACCTGCCGCCATCAGCCTGTCATGATGTACGCTCTCGGTGTCGGTGATGAGTACATTTTCTAGGGCGTTGCGTTTTGTGCTAATTTCTAATTCACTATATCCATTGGCACGCTTAAAATCATAATAGCGTTCCACCAACCAAGCATCGTCCTGCTCGTCCATGGCGTGTGTTTTTTCGGTTAAGATTAAAATACCCCCATCTGTCAATGCGTCATGGCATTTTTTGAGCAGTGCCAATCTATGTTCTGGTGGCAAAAATTGCAAGGTTAAATTCAGCACAATCATATCGCACGGCTCCAAATCAAGCGTGCAAACATCCGACAAGATAAACTCAATATCATGCTTTGGATAATACTCATCAAACACGCTCTTGGCACGCTCTATCATTGGGCGAGAAATATCCACCGCATGAATCTTGATTTCATTTGGGACGAACTTATCAGCCAAAGCAAATGACACCGCCCCAAGCGATGTGCCCAAATCATAGATTCTGCTAATGCGATTGCCTTGCTCATTCACCTGCCCATAGGACAGATGCCGTCTGGCAAAAACTGGCAACATGGAGAGTACCTGCCCATAGCCCGGTACGCTACGGCGAATCATGTCAGGAAAACACGCCACCACTTCTTCATCAAAGCTAAAACGAGCAAACTTATCAAGCGGAGTAACAAATAGGCTGTCATGCCCATCGTGATGAACAGATGGATTGACTGGGTCATTCATGTTTGGATTTGTCATGAAAATTATGCTATGCTTAAGGTTGTGCGTATTTTATCATTTTTAGAACAATAAGGAAAACTTATGCAACACATCATTTTAGGCGGTGGCTGTTTTTGGTGTACCGAAAGTGTATTTTTATCCCTAGCAGGGGTTATTTCAGTAACCTCTGGCTATGCTGGTGGTCAAGCTGACAACGCCAATTATGAAGCAGTCTGCACGGGCAATACAGGTCATGTGGAAGTGATTGATGTGGTGTTTGATGAAAATATCATTGGGTTAGACACACTGCTGGATGTATTTTTCGCCACGCACGACCCAACAACACTCAACCGTCAAGGCAATGATGTCGGCACACAGTACGCTTCGGTGATTTTTTATACCGATGATAACCAAGTTACTACCATTAACAACAAAATCGACACCCTAAAAGCAGATGGAGTGGCTGTCGTTACCCAAGTCAAAGTCGCACCAACCTTTTATCCAGCCGAAAGTTATCATCAAAATTTCTATGCCAATAATCCAACGCAAGGTTACTGCAACTTCGCCATTCCGCCAAAACTTGCCAAGCTAAAAACAAGGTTTGCTAAATATTTAAAGTAATAAACTCACTTTAATATTTGGTCTCATGCAAAATACTTATGCCGTTTAAAGTTTTTATGCTTCTTACAACATTAGATATACGCCCAAGACTTCATGAAAGGCATCATCAATTCTCAATATACTGCTGTGCTTCTTCTAAGTTGACCGTAACCAGACTTGAGATGCCAGCTGTCGGCATGGTGATGCCTTTTAACTCATCGGCAATTTGCATGGCAAGTTTATTATGACTAATAAAAATAAACTGTACGCTATCAGCCAACTCGCCAATCAAGCTAGTAAAGCGTGCCACATTAGCGTCATCAAGCGGTGCATCTACTTCATCAAGCACGCAAAATGGTGCTGGGTGTTGTTTAAAAATCGCAAAAATAAGACTTAAGGCGGTCAATGTCTTCTCCCCACCTGATAACACAGCCAAGCGTGAGTTCTTTTTGCCTTTTGGCTGTGCCATCAGAACAAGTCCCGCTCGCCATTTATCAGACTTGGATAAAGACTCATCATCAATGAGTGTTAAGCTCGCCTGCCCACCACCAAAAACCTTACTAAATAAAGCATTTAGACCATCATTAACAGCATCTAAGGCGGTTAAAAATAGCGATTTGGTCTTCTCATCAATAGCAGCGATGGCATCTTTGAGCTTTTCCATGCTCTTGGTGATGTCATTGATTTGACTGTCCATCGGCGAGACACGCCCTTCTAGCTCTTTTAATTCTTCAGCTGCTGCCAAGTTCACCGCACCTAGCTTGGCGATGTCCGCCCTAATCCCATCAATGCGTGCGGAGTTGTCTTTAAATTTAGGCGATTTAACACGAAAATCCGCCACTGTTGCAGGCAGGTTAAACTTCTCATCAAGACGCACCATCTCATCACCCAAATCAGCAAGGCGACTCTCGCCCACTGCCGTATCCGCTGTGATTTGAGCTGCTTGTGCCTGAGCTTTTGCAAAATCAGCATGAGCTTGGGTTAAATTCTCTTGTAATTTAACCTGCATGAGCTGTAAGGCTTTGGCGGCTGCTTCATGTTCTTCACTGGTGATTTTTAGCATGGCGGTGTGAGTCTTTGCATCCTTAAAGGCAGTCTCTAGCATCGGCAGTTTGGCAGTTAGTTTCTCTTGAGTATCTTTGGCAGCTTGTATGTCAATTTGTGCCTGCTCGGCATTTTTTTTGGCCATATCAAGCAACCTTTGGGTGTGTGCTTTGGTTTGGTTAAGCGTAGTATTTTTTAGCTGTATCGCTTGATGCTCCTCTGTCATCGCTTTGACCTCAAGAGTGAGCAAATCCATGCTTTGGGTCATCGCTACCATCTTGCTCTTAACAGTCTCATGGCGTGGTAGATGTTTGGCAAGTTTGTCATCAATATGCACAAGCTCCTGCTCTAATACCTTTAGCTCACTACCAATCTCGTCTTTTTCTTCATCAAGTACAGATTTATTTTTAACAAAATTTTCTCGCTTGATGGCATCAGTCTGAATTTTGGTCTGCAAGGCAGCCTGTCTTTGCTGTTTTTGTTGGATACTTGCCAATAAAGCATTCATCTGAGCTAGCCTTTCATCATAAGACACTTTAGCACTCTCAAACTGTGTGCTGTATAGCTTTAGCTGTTTTTGGCTTTCGCTCATCTTGCTTTCAAGCTCATCAAGTGTTATCTCAAGCTCGCTCAAGCGTCTGCTATGCTCTGCCTTTTGGGTCAGTATCGATGACTGCACCCCAAAACTACTGGTATGCACCACCCCAAAAGAACTGATCAGCCAGCCCGATTTGGTCAAAATCAACTTGCCATCAGCAACTTCACCTGACAGCTTTTGTAAATCAAAAGACTCATCATCTAGTAAGTAGCAATTATCAAACAATTTTAAACGGGGGGCATCAAACAACTGTCCAAATGCCAATAACTTACCAATACTCACCCCATAAGTACCACCTGTCTTAAAAATGGCACGACTGGCGTTTTTGTCTTTTTCATCAGGTGCTGATAAGATTGCCTTGATTGCCAGCTCATCAGATACTTTGGCGGTCAACCAAAAGCCCAAAAAGACATCCAACACACCGGCAAACCGCTCACCTTGACTACTCAGACGCACCAACTCTTTTAGCTGTGGCAGATGCACAAAATCGCTTTGGGTGCTATCTTCTGTATGATTTTGGGATAAAGAAGCAGGCTTGGCGTGTAGTAGCTTATGCAAGATGTCATATTCACTTGATAAGGCAGTATGCTGTTTTTCAAGTGCGGTATATGCCTGCTGATGGGTCTGCACACTCTTGGCAAGCTCATCAAGTTTATCTTTGTCGTCTTGCTCTGCTAAGGATTCTTGGCGTAGTGCCAACTGGGATAGCTCTTCAGTTAAGCGTGCCAACTCTTGAGTATCGTTGATGTCTTGCTCGGCAATGCCTTGCGAGCTTAGGATAAGCTCATTATGTTTTTTGATCCATTTTTCACGGTTGGCAAGTACTCGGTTTTTTTGAGATTCGGCGAGTTTCTTGGCATTTTCTAGCGTGTTTTTTTGAGTTTGTAGAGCATCTAGTTCATCACGAACGCTCTGCCAGCCGACTTGGTTGGTTTGTAGTTCGTGTTGCTTGGCGTTTAACTTTTGGCTCAGCGTATTTAAACTTGGCTCAATCTGGCTTAACTCTTGGTTAATTTTATCAAGCTCAGCAGTTGCGTGCGCGATGTTGTCATGAGCTTCTGCCTTTATGGCATTTAGGCGAAGTATCTTTTCTTCAGACTGGGATAGCTCCTGATTGACCGTATAGAAGTTGTGCTGTGCGGTCTGCTCTGCCATCTGGGCATTATGATATTTATCACGGGCATCGTCTTTTAGCCATTGCCCTTCTGCAACCTTATCGGATAAGCGTTCTAGCTCCACTTTGGCTTTATTGGTGGCACTTTCAAGTCTAGCCAGCTCTTCTTGACTGCTTTGTTTCTGTTGTTTTGTTTGTTCATGATATTGCCACGCCTCAAAAATACGCTTTAATAGATCTTCTTTGTTCATCTTATTAAGCTCATCTGTCAGCTCTTGGTATTTCTTGGCAGACTCGGCTTGGCGTAATAAAGTGCGTTGTTGTTTTTTTAGTTCACCTTGCAAGTCAGAGAGTCGCTCTAGATTGTCCTGTGCTTCGTCAAGTTTTTTTTGGGTTTCATCACGGCGTGCTTGATAACGAGACACACCTGCCGCTTCTTCGATGAACTCACGCAGCTGCATGGGGCTAGACTCCACGATCCGCCCTATCATGCCCTGCTCAATGACAGCATAGCTTCTTGCCCCAAGTCCTGTCCCCAAAAATACATCAACCACATCACGGCGACGAACTCTTTGCCCATTGATGAAATAATCCGATTTGCCATCTTTAGTAACTTGACGGCGAAGCGTCAGCTCATGGTAGAGATTTAGGGCATGGCGAATGCCGGTGCTTTCATCTTGGGTATGCTCAAAGGTCAGCTCCACACTCGCCAAGCTCTTGCCCATTCGCCCCTCCACGCCTGCAAAGATGACATCGCTCATCGCCCCACCACGCAGCTGCTTGGCGGAAGTTTCGCCTAGCACCCAACGAATGGCATCAATCACATTTGACTTACCACAGCCGTTTGGACCGACGATGGCGGTGATGTCGTGTTTAAAGGTAAAAGTCGTGGGATTGGCAAAAGATTTAAAGCCAGCAAGTTTTAGGGATTTTAGACGCATGATTGATGATAAAATCTTAGAATAAAAAGTGAGTATTATAGCAAAGTTTACCAAGGTTTTAACCAAGTTTCTATTGAGTAATTTGGCAAATGACCCAAGCATCTAATAAACAGACAAGGCTA
Coding sequences:
- the rpsU gene encoding 30S ribosomal protein S21, which codes for MPSVKVKENEPVDIAIRRFKRACEKAGVLADVRKKEFFEKPTQERKRKKAAAVKRYKKKVWREQVRTVRKY
- the msrA gene encoding peptide-methionine (S)-S-oxide reductase MsrA → MQHIILGGGCFWCTESVFLSLAGVISVTSGYAGGQADNANYEAVCTGNTGHVEVIDVVFDENIIGLDTLLDVFFATHDPTTLNRQGNDVGTQYASVIFYTDDNQVTTINNKIDTLKADGVAVVTQVKVAPTFYPAESYHQNFYANNPTQGYCNFAIPPKLAKLKTRFAKYLK
- a CDS encoding c-type cytochrome gives rise to the protein MNYPVKLPLIFGMAMLTLILGACGSDKAESASNTATTQAKTQTPAQDTAEVMQESDGGSVEDSSGHETVAKDVVNATENIANPIKPLSIKEGKKRYEQTCKVCHDQGLLDAPKLSNKAEWTKRLEKGVDTLYQHSAKGFNKMPAQATGAVTEAEVYAAVDYILEQTK
- a CDS encoding SPOR domain-containing protein, yielding MTKKNKSSAVYKETEKRQNSGIMSLLWMILGLVIAVALAAAVYYSPLFDGYRSDKITVEDDAQVTPMAKEQEVLPNSQDLNLGQYDPSREMALTSDYEFYDILPKQNFRSIPEGVSVQEMANEDKVLGADAVVELEKEETKEAQIQIIEDATTYDGQDESGEKTANQTHITYILQIKSYTNAKDADEKRAQVMLAGVDAVVVRRLDRQTNAQVYQVVSMPMVSRQEASDALFKLRNNGIDALMVEQRRR
- the cmoA gene encoding carboxy-S-adenosyl-L-methionine synthase CmoA, which gives rise to MNDPVNPSVHHDGHDSLFVTPLDKFARFSFDEEVVACFPDMIRRSVPGYGQVLSMLPVFARRHLSYGQVNEQGNRISRIYDLGTSLGAVSFALADKFVPNEIKIHAVDISRPMIERAKSVFDEYYPKHDIEFILSDVCTLDLEPCDMIVLNLTLQFLPPEHRLALLKKCHDALTDGGILILTEKTHAMDEQDDAWLVERYYDFKRANGYSELEISTKRNALENVLITDTESVHHDRLMAAGFDRVLTWFKFLNFLSIVAFK
- a CDS encoding DUF808 domain-containing protein, which produces MAGGSLLMLLDDMSTILDDVATMTKLATKKTVGVLGDDLALNAQQVTGVRADRELPVVLAVAKGSFINKLILVPAALIISAVAAWLITPLLMIGGLFLCFEGAEKVMHKFAPSLLPHELDDNQAHAKRLAANADKSVDLVAFEKEKIKGAIRTDFILSAEIVVISLGVMTTSTLQTKALSLSAIAILMTVGVYGLVALIVKIDDAGFSLINRSDSVRKKLGNFLLTFAPKLMKFLSIAGTLAMFLVGGGILVHGIDILHHQAEDLVALSGILSGLTESIYNGVVGFVAGLVVLAFYLLFKKLKHQDT
- the smc gene encoding chromosome segregation protein SMC yields the protein MRLKSLKLAGFKSFANPTTFTFKHDITAIVGPNGCGKSNVIDAIRWVLGETSAKQLRGGAMSDVIFAGVEGRMGKSLASVELTFEHTQDESTGIRHALNLYHELTLRRQVTKDGKSDYFINGQRVRRRDVVDVFLGTGLGARSYAVIEQGMIGRIVESSPMQLREFIEEAAGVSRYQARRDETQKKLDEAQDNLERLSDLQGELKKQQRTLLRQAESAKKYQELTDELNKMNKEDLLKRIFEAWQYHEQTKQQKQSSQEELARLESATNKAKVELERLSDKVAEGQWLKDDARDKYHNAQMAEQTAQHNFYTVNQELSQSEEKILRLNAIKAEAHDNIAHATAELDKINQELSQIEPSLNTLSQKLNAKQHELQTNQVGWQSVRDELDALQTQKNTLENAKKLAESQKNRVLANREKWIKKHNELILSSQGIAEQDINDTQELARLTEELSQLALRQESLAEQDDKDKLDELAKSVQTHQQAYTALEKQHTALSSEYDILHKLLHAKPASLSQNHTEDSTQSDFVHLPQLKELVRLSSQGERFAGVLDVFLGFWLTAKVSDELAIKAILSAPDEKDKNASRAIFKTGGTYGVSIGKLLAFGQLFDAPRLKLFDNCYLLDDESFDLQKLSGEVADGKLILTKSGWLISSFGVVHTSSFGVQSSILTQKAEHSRRLSELEITLDELESKMSESQKQLKLYSTQFESAKVSYDERLAQMNALLASIQQKQQRQAALQTKIQTDAIKRENFVKNKSVLDEEKDEIGSELKVLEQELVHIDDKLAKHLPRHETVKSKMVAMTQSMDLLTLEVKAMTEEHQAIQLKNTTLNQTKAHTQRLLDMAKKNAEQAQIDIQAAKDTQEKLTAKLPMLETAFKDAKTHTAMLKITSEEHEAAAKALQLMQVKLQENLTQAHADFAKAQAQAAQITADTAVGESRLADLGDEMVRLDEKFNLPATVADFRVKSPKFKDNSARIDGIRADIAKLGAVNLAAAEELKELEGRVSPMDSQINDITKSMEKLKDAIAAIDEKTKSLFLTALDAVNDGLNALFSKVFGGGQASLTLIDDESLSKSDKWRAGLVLMAQPKGKKNSRLAVLSGGEKTLTALSLIFAIFKQHPAPFCVLDEVDAPLDDANVARFTSLIGELADSVQFIFISHNKLAMQIADELKGITMPTAGISSLVTVNLEEAQQYIEN
- the cmoB gene encoding tRNA 5-methoxyuridine(34)/uridine 5-oxyacetic acid(34) synthase CmoB gives rise to the protein MMNNTIFKAEQALYLHLLQVSRYHPKAGEWLSCLPIWLAKIKDKSRYAHAPFYASAIDRLPETTALAIRLTDRVEAVLDWQVSDFKKTHSLLKNLKPWRKGPFYLSGGAEKSIHIDTEWRSDFKWERVCPHLQLQGKRVLDVGGGSGYHGFRMLGDGAKSVIVIDPSCLFYHQFMAMKHFLGVDLPVHYIPVPLESLPKDSELFDVVFSMGVLYHRISPFEHLEQLKAQLNKGGTLVLETLVVDGDEHTVLVPHERYAQMNNVYFLPSVAALTKWLLKAGFSEVSCVDVSITSTDEQRATEWMDYHSLVDFLDDADNSKTIEGYPAPKRATMIAKRP
- a CDS encoding DUF2788 domain-containing protein, which gives rise to MILAVSEATITAMGLYILLPIFIGFLFFIMWDISKKSNAGKQGTFWIFVALGMGFFGFLAKLVIEWVLTKWFI